A part of Desulfomicrobium baculatum DSM 4028 genomic DNA contains:
- a CDS encoding sensor histidine kinase, giving the protein MKKILSGPMEAIKADLATVINSPDRYKLLRRKIVSLMALVTLLPLLSLAAINYYEHQNSMSAEIQAPLRSLVGKAKHSFELFLAERTSAISFIASAYSFDELSNDANLQRIFQVMRREFTGFVDLGLIDVAGNQVSYAGPYDLKDRNYTSQDWFHQVQFKGTYISDVFLGFRKFPHVVIAVRHTTESGQSWILRATLDTMHFDRIISAMGLEPGSDAFLVNRNGILQTESRRYGKVLDMLPFDLPPTNFESNVQGIRDPDQNDIFIASAFIADSDFALVAVKLKPTAFSTWYTVRLDLLVIFVTGVIFIFMAVYRLTSVLINRLQESDEQRLGAIHQMEHSQKLSSIGRLAAGVAHEINNPLAIINEKAGLMRDIMELRPDFPEKDKFSKQIESILRSVDRCRGITHRMLGFAKRMDVKIEILDLNAVLEETLGFLEREAQYRNVELKRELSKNLPSIATDHGQIQQVFLNILNNALAAVPDGGRIVLSSWNVDDHYVAISIEDNGCGMSEETAKNMFEPFFTTKKEKGTGLGMSITYGIVKRLGGEIKVKSKLNEGTTMTILLPKHPVEG; this is encoded by the coding sequence ATGAAAAAAATCCTGTCCGGCCCCATGGAAGCCATCAAGGCCGATCTGGCCACGGTGATCAATTCTCCCGACCGCTATAAGCTGCTGCGGCGCAAGATCGTCTCGCTCATGGCCCTGGTCACGCTGCTCCCGCTGCTCTCGCTGGCCGCAATAAACTATTACGAACACCAGAACTCCATGTCGGCCGAAATCCAGGCCCCGTTGCGCTCGCTGGTGGGCAAGGCCAAGCATTCTTTCGAGCTGTTCCTGGCCGAACGAACCTCGGCCATCAGCTTTATCGCCTCGGCCTACTCTTTCGACGAGCTCTCAAATGACGCCAATCTGCAGCGCATCTTTCAGGTCATGCGCCGCGAATTCACCGGGTTTGTGGATCTCGGACTCATCGATGTGGCCGGCAACCAGGTCAGCTATGCGGGTCCGTACGATCTCAAAGACCGCAATTACACGTCCCAGGACTGGTTCCACCAGGTCCAGTTCAAGGGCACGTATATCAGTGACGTGTTCCTGGGTTTCCGCAAATTTCCCCATGTGGTCATCGCGGTGCGACACACCACAGAAAGCGGCCAGTCGTGGATTCTGCGCGCCACCCTCGACACCATGCATTTCGACCGCATCATCTCGGCCATGGGCCTGGAACCAGGCAGCGACGCTTTTCTGGTCAACCGCAACGGAATCCTGCAAACCGAATCTCGTCGTTACGGCAAGGTGCTGGACATGTTGCCCTTCGACCTGCCCCCAACAAATTTTGAATCCAACGTGCAGGGCATCCGCGACCCCGATCAAAACGACATCTTCATCGCCTCGGCTTTCATCGCCGACTCGGATTTCGCCCTCGTGGCCGTCAAGCTCAAGCCGACGGCCTTCAGCACCTGGTACACGGTGCGCCTGGACCTGCTCGTCATATTTGTCACCGGCGTCATTTTCATCTTCATGGCCGTCTACCGCTTGACCAGCGTGCTGATCAACCGTCTGCAGGAGAGCGACGAGCAACGCCTGGGCGCCATCCACCAGATGGAACATTCCCAAAAGCTGTCCTCCATCGGTCGCCTGGCCGCGGGCGTCGCGCATGAAATCAACAACCCCCTGGCCATCATCAACGAAAAGGCCGGACTCATGCGCGATATCATGGAACTCAGGCCCGATTTTCCGGAAAAAGATAAATTCTCCAAACAAATCGAGTCCATCCTCAGATCCGTGGACCGTTGCCGGGGCATCACCCATCGCATGCTCGGCTTTGCCAAGCGCATGGATGTAAAGATCGAAATTCTGGACCTGAACGCCGTGCTGGAGGAGACCCTCGGTTTTCTGGAACGCGAGGCCCAATACCGCAACGTGGAACTAAAGCGTGAACTGTCCAAGAACCTGCCAAGCATCGCCACCGATCACGGCCAGATCCAGCAGGTCTTCCTGAACATTTTGAACAACGCCCTGGCCGCCGTGCCCGACGGAGGACGAATCGTGCTCTCGAGCTGGAACGTGGACGATCATTACGTCGCCATTTCCATCGAGGACAACGGTTGCGGCATGTCCGAGGAAACGGCCAAAAACATGTTTGAACCGTTTTTCACCACCAAAAAAGAAAAAGGCACCGGGCTCGGCATGTCCATCACGTACGGCATCGTCAAACGCCTGGGCGGAGAGATCAAGGTCAAGAGCAAACTGAACGAGGGCACCACAATGACCATCCTGCTGCCCAAACACCCCGTGGAAGGTTAA
- a CDS encoding response regulator encodes MDMNTWNILLVDDEVDFIVTLAERLELRGVNARVVHDGEAALKAVADNVPQVIVLDVMMPGMKGIEVLQKVKSEHPKVKVILLTGQGKTRDGIEGMHHGAFAYLTKPLDLEELIRTIDEAISEPEGTPHA; translated from the coding sequence ATGGATATGAATACATGGAACATCCTCTTGGTGGACGATGAAGTCGATTTCATCGTCACCCTGGCCGAACGTCTGGAACTCAGAGGAGTCAACGCCCGGGTTGTCCATGACGGAGAAGCGGCGCTGAAGGCCGTGGCCGACAATGTGCCGCAGGTGATTGTTTTGGACGTCATGATGCCGGGAATGAAAGGAATCGAAGTCCTGCAGAAGGTCAAAAGCGAACACCCCAAGGTCAAGGTCATCCTGCTCACCGGACAGGGCAAGACGCGCGACGGGATAGAAGGCATGCACCACGGCGCCTTCGCCTATCTGACGAAACCCCTTGACCTTGAAGAACTTATCCGAACCATCGACGAGGCCATAAGCGAACCCGAAGGAACTCCACATGCCTGA
- a CDS encoding response regulator yields MDEPSILLIDDEEAFVTTLQERLEMRGFSAAVAFDGQSGLDMIATNPPDVVVLDLRMPGISGVEVLRRIRKQWPGLPVIMLSGHGSDLDFETCIHLGAAMYHKKPLDISTLIDSVHAVTQGKQQPLR; encoded by the coding sequence ATGGACGAACCCAGCATTTTACTCATCGATGATGAAGAGGCATTCGTGACCACGCTGCAAGAGCGGCTAGAGATGCGCGGATTCTCCGCCGCTGTTGCGTTTGACGGCCAAAGCGGGCTGGACATGATCGCCACGAACCCACCCGATGTGGTCGTGCTTGACCTGCGCATGCCGGGGATCAGCGGGGTGGAAGTATTGCGCCGCATTCGCAAGCAGTGGCCCGGTCTCCCCGTGATCATGCTCAGCGGCCATGGTTCGGACCTGGATTTTGAGACCTGCATTCATCTCGGGGCGGCGATGTACCACAAAAAACCCTTGGACATCAGTACGCTGATCGACAGCGTCCACGCCGTGACCCAAGGCAAACAACAGCCTTTGCGGTAG
- a CDS encoding hybrid sensor histidine kinase/response regulator: MVRVLVVDDERDFTDLLSERLRTRGMEVRTAYNGQEALDVARIFAPEVVVLDITMPGMSGIETMYALRAEKPAPEVILLTADTTLGTAVAGMKGGARDYLTKPTDIDTLVSAIGEAEGRRMENMSRQRMAETAKLAALGELATGVAHEINNPLQVILNEAGWIEEILGETALEGNSREQILESIALIRRQGLRCKAITSKLLTLRCALDAKGATTNLPDLVHEVLIARRAQIEKMGIRVEKHWPEQLREVKLPDSEWSQILGNLVDNAMDALESTPAEERLLTIQADVDDAELIISVQDSGCGIEEHLLTRIFEPFFSTKEVGKGIGLGLAICHGIIEAMGGSISVRSTPGHGSTFTIKVPMAVHAHNEHNGPENPASAKEE; the protein is encoded by the coding sequence ATGGTACGAGTCCTGGTCGTTGATGACGAACGCGATTTCACGGATCTGCTCTCCGAGCGGCTGCGCACGCGCGGCATGGAGGTCAGGACAGCGTACAACGGGCAGGAGGCATTGGACGTCGCGCGGATCTTTGCACCGGAGGTCGTGGTGCTCGACATCACCATGCCGGGCATGAGCGGGATTGAAACCATGTACGCGCTGCGAGCCGAAAAGCCCGCGCCGGAAGTGATTCTGCTCACGGCAGACACCACCCTGGGCACGGCTGTCGCCGGAATGAAAGGCGGCGCGCGGGATTACCTGACCAAGCCGACCGACATAGACACCCTTGTGTCGGCCATCGGGGAGGCCGAAGGGCGACGGATGGAAAACATGTCCAGGCAGCGCATGGCGGAAACGGCCAAGCTTGCCGCCCTGGGAGAACTGGCTACCGGCGTGGCCCACGAGATCAACAACCCGTTGCAGGTGATACTCAATGAAGCGGGCTGGATCGAAGAAATCCTGGGCGAAACGGCCCTTGAGGGCAACAGCCGGGAACAGATTCTTGAATCCATCGCCCTGATCCGGCGTCAGGGCCTGCGCTGCAAGGCCATCACCTCCAAGCTGCTGACTTTGCGGTGCGCCCTGGACGCAAAAGGAGCGACCACGAATTTGCCCGATCTGGTGCACGAAGTTCTCATTGCGCGCCGGGCGCAAATCGAAAAGATGGGCATCCGGGTCGAAAAGCACTGGCCGGAGCAGTTGCGCGAAGTGAAGCTGCCGGATTCGGAATGGAGCCAGATCCTTGGCAACCTTGTCGACAATGCCATGGACGCCCTCGAATCGACGCCCGCCGAAGAACGTCTGCTGACGATTCAGGCCGACGTCGACGATGCGGAGCTCATTATTTCGGTTCAGGATTCGGGCTGCGGTATCGAAGAGCATCTCTTGACGCGAATTTTCGAACCCTTTTTCTCCACCAAGGAGGTGGGCAAGGGAATTGGACTGGGGCTGGCTATTTGTCACGGCATCATCGAGGCCATGGGAGGGAGCATCTCCGTGCGCAGCACCCCTGGGCATGGATCGACCTTCACCATAAAGGTGCCCATGGCCGTGCATGCGCACAACGAACATAACGGGCCGGAAAACCCGGCATCTGCCAAGGAGGAATGA
- a CDS encoding response regulator gives MNKMKLLIVDDEKDLCRILADRLNILYGVSPDVAHTGDDALEMVKKKSYDVVVLDIEMPGIDGIETLKQIKAINSKIQVVLFTGHGSEETRRLAEVMGAFSYVDKIDGLPKLAPMIEGAFRLRKVLEDTYADAAMNEYN, from the coding sequence ATGAACAAGATGAAGCTTCTGATCGTGGACGACGAGAAGGATCTGTGCCGCATTCTCGCCGACCGCCTCAATATTCTTTACGGTGTGTCCCCGGATGTGGCCCATACCGGCGACGACGCCCTGGAGATGGTCAAGAAAAAGAGCTATGATGTCGTGGTCCTCGACATCGAAATGCCCGGCATCGACGGCATCGAGACCCTGAAACAGATCAAGGCCATCAACTCCAAGATCCAGGTCGTGCTCTTCACCGGACACGGCAGCGAGGAGACCCGCCGCCTGGCCGAGGTCATGGGCGCGTTCAGCTATGTCGACAAGATCGACGGTCTGCCGAAACTCGCCCCCATGATCGAGGGCGCCTTCCGTCTGCGCAAGGTGCTTGAAGACACCTACGCCGACGCGGCCATGAACGAGTACAACTAA
- a CDS encoding response regulator transcription factor, whose protein sequence is MQVVIVTERNEALHEFAQGLGGDVEWAKSAEDVLGRATTPPWQLVVVDAMTPGMDYKKFVMDLLRVNAMLNTVVITDMGEEAFHEDSEGLGVLCAVPANPKWDDGAKAMNLLCVLYGMG, encoded by the coding sequence ATGCAGGTGGTCATTGTCACCGAACGGAATGAGGCACTGCACGAATTCGCGCAGGGACTGGGGGGCGATGTCGAGTGGGCGAAGAGCGCGGAAGATGTTCTCGGTCGTGCAACAACCCCGCCCTGGCAGCTTGTCGTGGTCGACGCGATGACCCCCGGGATGGACTACAAAAAATTTGTGATGGATTTGCTTCGCGTGAACGCCATGCTGAACACCGTGGTCATCACGGACATGGGCGAGGAAGCGTTTCACGAGGACAGCGAGGGGCTCGGGGTGCTTTGTGCCGTGCCGGCAAACCCGAAGTGGGATGACGGTGCCAAAGCCATGAACCTTTTGTGCGTGCTGTACGGAATGGGTTGA
- a CDS encoding NifB/NifX family molybdenum-iron cluster-binding protein, translating into MEKVRIAVPSALPGGLEAEVGAHFGHCDLYTIIDVEAGSVAQVSTLPNVPHAQGGCMAPVQHLASNGVNLLIAGGMGMRPLMGFNQVGIQVFYGAGAPSVGTAVDALLKGALVPFTQEYTCGGGQ; encoded by the coding sequence ATGGAAAAAGTCAGAATTGCAGTCCCCTCGGCGCTTCCGGGCGGACTTGAAGCGGAAGTCGGCGCCCATTTCGGGCATTGCGACCTGTACACCATCATTGACGTCGAGGCCGGTTCCGTGGCCCAGGTCAGCACCCTGCCCAACGTCCCTCACGCCCAGGGCGGATGCATGGCCCCGGTCCAGCATTTGGCCAGCAACGGGGTCAACCTGCTCATCGCCGGCGGCATGGGCATGCGTCCGCTGATGGGATTCAATCAGGTCGGCATCCAGGTTTTTTATGGCGCCGGCGCGCCGAGTGTCGGAACAGCCGTGGACGCGCTTCTGAAGGGCGCGTTGGTGCCTTTCACCCAGGAATACACCTGCGGCGGTGGTCAATAG
- a CDS encoding ATP-binding protein — protein MREVVVISGKGGTGKTSLTAAFAHLAESKVICDLDVDAPDLHLLLDPTIIRDERFISGHEAVIDPEKCTGCGLCASMCRYDAIDEKDGVFSVAPLRCEGCKVCVAFCPEQAIDFPARHCGQHYMSETRFGPMVHAQLFPGQENSGLLVSRLKKEARVLAEERGLELILCDGAPGIGCPVIASLSQTDLAVVVTEPTPSGVHDLERVASLCDHFRTRVAVVVNKHDLNPEQTSRIGALCKEKGYTLAALLPHDTAVTEAMVRRQAITEGEDSAIATQVRQAWQTITNLLQS, from the coding sequence ATGCGTGAGGTAGTTGTGATCAGCGGCAAGGGCGGCACCGGGAAAACCTCCCTGACGGCGGCGTTCGCCCACTTGGCCGAGAGCAAGGTGATCTGCGACCTGGATGTGGACGCGCCGGATCTGCATCTTTTGCTGGACCCCACCATCATCCGCGATGAGAGGTTCATTTCCGGACATGAAGCGGTCATCGATCCTGAAAAATGCACGGGCTGCGGCCTCTGCGCATCCATGTGCCGGTACGACGCCATCGACGAGAAGGACGGTGTTTTCAGCGTCGCCCCGCTGCGCTGCGAAGGGTGCAAGGTCTGCGTGGCGTTCTGCCCTGAACAGGCCATAGATTTTCCCGCAAGGCATTGCGGGCAGCATTACATGAGCGAGACCCGGTTCGGCCCGATGGTGCATGCGCAGCTTTTCCCCGGACAGGAAAACTCGGGCCTTCTGGTTTCGCGCCTGAAGAAGGAAGCCCGGGTACTCGCCGAAGAGCGCGGCCTGGAGCTTATTTTGTGTGACGGCGCGCCGGGCATCGGCTGCCCGGTCATCGCCTCCCTTTCGCAGACGGATCTGGCCGTGGTCGTGACCGAACCCACTCCGTCGGGCGTGCACGATCTGGAACGGGTGGCCAGCCTGTGCGATCATTTTCGCACCAGAGTCGCCGTCGTGGTCAACAAGCATGACCTCAATCCCGAGCAAACAAGTCGAATTGGTGCGCTGTGCAAGGAAAAGGGGTACACACTGGCTGCTTTGCTGCCTCATGACACGGCGGTCACCGAAGCCATGGTCCGGCGGCAGGCCATTACCGAAGGTGAAGACAGCGCCATCGCCACGCAGGTTCGGCAGGCGTGGCAGACGATCACGAATCTTTTGCAATCATAA
- a CDS encoding 4Fe-4S binding protein → MIVSVASGKGGTGKTTVTASLAVSWSRPVMAVDLDVEEPNLHLFLKPEVTDTEVVTIEVPEVDESKCTYCRKCAELCQFKAIAVMGKAIMTFPEMCHGCGGCMAICPEGAIGVGMRELGVMERGVVRGTLPCLTGRLRVGEAMSPPLMRYVRSCMRAESAAKSMDVLVDAPPGVSCPAMSAVADSDVIVLVTEPTPFGFHDFKLAWEAFSPYEKPIAVVINRAGLGDHRVYEFCAVQNLPILAEIPYRRDIAEHYSKGFILAELDADLGELFSKLGRDLRQLAKEVRHA, encoded by the coding sequence ATGATCGTATCGGTTGCCAGCGGAAAGGGCGGCACGGGCAAGACCACGGTCACGGCCTCGCTGGCCGTGTCGTGGTCACGGCCTGTGATGGCCGTTGATCTGGATGTGGAAGAGCCAAATCTTCATCTTTTTTTGAAACCTGAGGTCACGGACACCGAAGTCGTGACCATAGAAGTCCCCGAAGTGGACGAGAGCAAATGCACATACTGCCGCAAGTGCGCGGAACTGTGCCAGTTCAAGGCCATCGCGGTCATGGGCAAGGCCATCATGACCTTTCCGGAGATGTGTCACGGCTGCGGCGGGTGCATGGCCATCTGTCCCGAAGGCGCCATCGGCGTGGGCATGCGTGAGCTTGGCGTCATGGAGCGCGGCGTTGTCCGCGGCACGCTGCCGTGCCTGACCGGACGGCTGCGAGTCGGCGAGGCCATGAGCCCGCCGCTCATGCGCTACGTGCGTTCGTGCATGCGCGCGGAAAGTGCCGCCAAGTCCATGGACGTGCTGGTCGATGCCCCTCCCGGGGTGAGCTGCCCGGCCATGAGCGCGGTGGCCGACAGCGATGTCATCGTGCTTGTCACCGAGCCCACTCCGTTCGGATTTCATGATTTCAAACTGGCCTGGGAAGCCTTCTCCCCTTACGAGAAGCCCATCGCCGTGGTCATCAATCGGGCCGGCCTGGGTGACCATCGTGTCTACGAATTCTGCGCGGTCCAGAACCTGCCGATCCTGGCGGAAATCCCCTATCGCCGCGACATCGCGGAGCATTATTCCAAGGGATTTATCCTGGCCGAACTGGATGCGGATCTGGGCGAGCTGTTTTCCAAGCTGGGCCGGGACTTGCGTCAGCTAGCCAAGGAGGTCCGCCATGCGTGA